The following are from one region of the Isoalcanivorax indicus genome:
- a CDS encoding OmpW/AlkL family protein: protein MNKNRMMIVRLIGAALAASLLGTPSAAQAERDFRNQRPEYPGTNLVRRIFGEDRIYFRAGATYLYPDLNTRSIELKNLSNIAEVAIEPGPQEGAAFSDPLLLPGAIIGYKLPWGDGGWSIETLAALPPTLTLKIKGEIADVPLAEEAQGIPTGVPPLGSRVAETKALPPIVTLVKRFRMHSDFRPYAGLGLTYLYTYDSKVTNPILTEFGRPDLDIENKFGWVAQVGLDYKIYKYWWANIDVKYVSVPKVTATMEGTFIRAPGLPQFQFVEVGDAEFVADLNNIAVHVGVGFTF from the coding sequence ATGAACAAGAACAGGATGATGATCGTCCGCCTGATCGGTGCCGCACTGGCGGCGAGCCTGCTGGGCACACCCTCAGCCGCCCAGGCGGAGCGGGACTTTCGAAACCAGCGGCCCGAGTACCCCGGCACGAATCTGGTTCGCCGTATTTTCGGGGAAGACAGAATCTACTTCCGGGCCGGGGCGACTTACCTTTACCCGGACCTCAACACGCGCTCTATCGAGCTGAAAAATCTGTCGAATATCGCAGAGGTCGCCATCGAGCCCGGACCACAGGAAGGCGCGGCATTCAGTGATCCCCTGCTGTTGCCGGGGGCCATCATCGGCTACAAGCTGCCCTGGGGTGATGGCGGCTGGTCGATCGAAACCCTCGCTGCCCTGCCGCCGACGCTGACCCTCAAGATCAAGGGTGAAATCGCCGACGTCCCGCTGGCCGAGGAAGCACAAGGCATTCCCACCGGGGTGCCACCCCTGGGTTCGCGGGTGGCCGAAACCAAAGCCTTGCCACCCATCGTGACACTGGTGAAGCGGTTCCGCATGCACAGTGACTTCCGCCCCTACGCCGGGCTGGGGCTGACCTATCTGTATACCTACGACAGCAAGGTCACCAACCCCATCCTCACCGAGTTCGGGCGCCCCGATCTGGATATCGAGAACAAGTTCGGCTGGGTCGCCCAGGTGGGTCTGGACTACAAGATCTACAAGTACTGGTGGGCCAATATCGATGTGAAGTATGTCTCGGTACCCAAGGTCACTGCGACCATGGAGGGCACCTTCATCCGCGCGCCGGGATTGCCCCAGTTCCAGTTTGTGGAAGTAGGTGATGCGGAGTTCGTAGCCGACCTTAATAACATCGCCGTACACGTTGGCGTAGGCTTCACGTTCTGA
- a CDS encoding Ig-like domain-containing protein, whose translation MRTTSPLRGLALVAGLALMAACEDSSQVFQPPEIGNGLIYTYPLDGTVDIPLGTRTLFAFSSPVDAQVALAGCSAGSNGVPEGGFCIVGPEGPVDMGNAGVVNDGRTLEFLTDDLRPGTRYQVWLRESAAPGAVNLPPQDTPLLSFRTRQSAPVPGAAPEVIAINQERPEAFIDGSGVETRFPFMDFTAIRVTFSEPLEQTSVIPGETFQFVRVSEDDQGNAIDEPVEFSLHSERHYLSLQPLEDMTPDARYELRFSDAVRDLGQQGMTPVTYVFNPISSKAEPGDENPPIRQVLQTFPAPGDNGFPQASRLSDLTLNQFDLVNDVLGVNRVEAFPDALEAFLADPQAFPVETPIVGRGGQKLRLTGINPARLGGEVDLNLNTGNITGVFFNNITAYLLPNPYRPPLTNPDDDLAPLIAIMNFDISMQGEDPAGNATFNQNIMHVQAPGVVTITEGTLNIELFTTLQFEVLGGASTINADFALGVRSDLAFEVDTSNPAGPMVTGSFPEDGDVGVETRENILLTLSDTLSEQGLDEIMLLDMGAGGTTVPIKVNRDGTTLVVTPREELRSASQHQLILPPALTDAHLFNPLPIEFSASDALGGDGILSFTTGDYARDNGQLVPPMLVNVYPGVGCALVDVGTQPGKAGRCVNGLPSDTQYEAFLYEIGTIMDVNFSQPMDTDSMRPGTINSAGTACASGVICIGEQVDGNWQSIPLALHAENMAAQLFPETGRIVEGGQYRLVINGSGDTFRNHPDFGHLAVNTDPLGSVRIPGGPNIVADFEAVAPSSTIFATIRTRPFTDTNGNGFFDSGEFEALGNGATLVLEDTGGVITDASFSDPERDKIFISGALPVGFKPIVPLDLAVDDLGMIPDGPNRWCTPPDADADGHSVCINAEGDFMTPVDVGAQVVLGTSLSLDATALVVPINGLETGGVILRIRPREEGPIIGYVLNEVGEDNPQFLLRLDAYLDAPDLEILGGLAASNLRSTEISSYIKGPISFLNDGRITLDSTNLTTIRQTLQLSIAEPGTAGPLDPICGLPILGPIVCGIVEPVLTFELGNVDLRIDPGNFNIKVVNHPSRALRIAAPEAE comes from the coding sequence ATGAGAACAACAAGCCCGTTGCGGGGCCTGGCGCTGGTCGCTGGTCTCGCGCTGATGGCGGCCTGTGAAGACAGCAGCCAGGTCTTTCAGCCCCCGGAAATCGGTAACGGTCTGATCTACACCTACCCCCTGGATGGCACTGTGGATATCCCGCTGGGCACGCGAACGCTGTTTGCGTTCTCCAGTCCTGTGGACGCCCAGGTGGCACTGGCCGGCTGCAGTGCTGGCAGCAATGGTGTGCCGGAAGGTGGTTTCTGCATCGTCGGGCCCGAAGGGCCGGTGGACATGGGCAATGCCGGGGTCGTCAACGACGGTCGTACCCTTGAGTTTCTGACCGATGATCTGCGTCCGGGCACGCGCTATCAGGTCTGGCTGCGTGAGAGCGCTGCACCGGGGGCGGTCAATCTGCCGCCACAGGATACCCCCCTGCTCTCTTTCCGTACCCGGCAATCGGCGCCCGTCCCCGGGGCGGCACCGGAGGTCATCGCCATCAACCAGGAGCGGCCGGAAGCGTTCATCGACGGCAGTGGTGTCGAGACCCGTTTTCCGTTTATGGATTTCACCGCCATTCGGGTGACCTTCTCCGAGCCACTGGAGCAGACGTCGGTCATTCCCGGGGAAACCTTCCAGTTCGTCAGGGTCAGCGAGGATGACCAGGGCAACGCCATCGATGAGCCGGTCGAGTTCAGCCTGCATTCAGAGCGTCATTACCTCTCATTGCAGCCGCTCGAAGACATGACCCCTGATGCACGGTATGAGCTGCGTTTCAGCGACGCGGTACGGGATCTTGGTCAGCAAGGCATGACGCCGGTGACCTATGTCTTTAACCCCATCAGCTCCAAGGCCGAACCGGGTGATGAGAATCCGCCGATCCGGCAGGTGCTGCAAACCTTCCCGGCACCGGGTGACAACGGCTTCCCGCAGGCGTCCCGGCTCAGTGACCTGACGCTGAACCAGTTTGATCTGGTCAATGACGTGCTCGGGGTAAACCGGGTCGAGGCGTTTCCGGATGCCCTGGAAGCCTTTCTGGCTGACCCACAGGCCTTTCCTGTCGAGACACCGATTGTCGGCCGTGGCGGCCAGAAGCTGCGGCTCACGGGCATCAATCCGGCTCGTCTTGGCGGCGAGGTGGATCTGAATCTGAACACCGGCAACATCACCGGCGTGTTCTTCAACAATATCACGGCCTATCTGTTGCCGAACCCGTACCGGCCGCCGCTGACCAATCCGGATGATGATCTGGCGCCGCTGATTGCCATCATGAACTTCGATATTTCCATGCAAGGCGAAGATCCGGCCGGCAATGCCACGTTCAACCAGAACATCATGCATGTGCAGGCACCCGGTGTGGTCACCATCACCGAGGGCACGCTGAATATCGAACTGTTCACTACCCTGCAGTTCGAGGTGCTCGGCGGAGCGTCCACCATCAATGCCGATTTTGCGCTGGGCGTGCGCAGCGATCTGGCGTTCGAGGTGGATACCAGCAATCCCGCCGGCCCCATGGTCACCGGCAGCTTCCCGGAAGACGGCGATGTCGGCGTGGAGACGCGCGAGAATATCCTGCTCACGCTCAGCGATACCCTGAGTGAACAAGGGCTCGACGAGATCATGCTGCTGGATATGGGCGCCGGGGGCACGACGGTGCCGATCAAGGTCAACCGGGATGGCACCACGCTGGTGGTCACGCCCCGCGAGGAGCTGCGTTCTGCCAGTCAGCATCAACTGATTCTGCCCCCTGCCCTCACCGATGCGCATCTGTTCAATCCGTTGCCCATCGAATTCAGCGCCAGCGATGCACTGGGTGGCGACGGTATCCTGAGCTTCACCACGGGCGATTATGCTCGCGATAACGGCCAACTGGTGCCGCCGATGCTGGTCAACGTCTATCCCGGCGTCGGCTGTGCACTGGTGGATGTCGGCACACAGCCGGGCAAGGCGGGCCGTTGCGTCAATGGTTTGCCCTCGGATACCCAATACGAAGCCTTCCTGTATGAAATCGGCACCATCATGGATGTCAATTTCAGCCAGCCCATGGATACCGACAGCATGCGCCCGGGCACCATCAATAGCGCGGGCACCGCCTGCGCCAGCGGCGTGATCTGTATTGGCGAGCAGGTGGACGGCAACTGGCAAAGCATCCCGCTGGCGCTGCATGCCGAGAATATGGCCGCGCAGCTGTTCCCGGAAACCGGGCGCATCGTTGAAGGCGGTCAGTATCGACTGGTGATCAACGGCAGCGGCGACACGTTCCGCAATCACCCGGATTTCGGCCATCTGGCGGTCAACACCGATCCGCTTGGCAGTGTCCGCATTCCCGGTGGCCCCAACATCGTTGCCGATTTCGAAGCCGTGGCGCCATCAAGCACCATCTTTGCCACCATCCGCACCCGGCCATTCACCGACACCAACGGCAACGGCTTTTTCGACAGCGGTGAATTCGAAGCGCTGGGTAATGGCGCGACGCTGGTGCTGGAAGATACGGGCGGGGTCATCACCGATGCCAGCTTCTCTGATCCCGAGCGCGACAAGATCTTCATCTCCGGCGCCTTGCCCGTGGGCTTCAAACCGATCGTACCGCTGGATCTCGCGGTCGATGACCTGGGCATGATCCCCGACGGCCCGAATCGCTGGTGCACGCCGCCAGATGCCGACGCCGATGGCCATTCCGTCTGCATCAATGCCGAGGGTGATTTCATGACGCCGGTGGACGTCGGGGCGCAGGTGGTGCTGGGCACCAGCCTGTCGCTGGACGCGACCGCCCTCGTCGTGCCGATCAATGGCCTGGAAACCGGCGGCGTCATCCTGCGTATCCGGCCACGTGAGGAAGGCCCGATCATCGGCTACGTGCTGAACGAAGTGGGTGAAGACAATCCGCAATTCCTGCTGCGTCTGGATGCCTACCTCGACGCGCCAGATCTGGAAATTCTCGGTGGCCTCGCGGCGTCGAACCTGCGCAGCACCGAGATCAGTTCCTATATCAAGGGGCCGATCAGCTTCCTTAATGACGGGCGCATCACGCTCGATTCCACCAACCTGACCACCATCCGTCAGACCCTGCAATTGTCCATCGCCGAACCGGGCACGGCGGGTCCACTGGACCCGATCTGTGGTTTGCCGATATTGGGGCCGATCGTCTGCGGCATCGTCGAGCCGGTACTGACCTTCGAGCTCGGCAACGTCGATCTGCGCATTGATCCGGGCAATTTCAATATCAAGGTGGTGAACCACCCCTCCCGCGCGCTGCGAATCGCCGCGCCGGAAGCCGAATGA
- a CDS encoding alpha/beta fold hydrolase: MNRLLKGALDRGLFLNERLLAMADNAVDWMLMRESLVKSGLTPHEIVYQGDLMSVRYYPPPATDSLEMSGGERLPVRHERYPVPLVLVPPLGVTTEVFDLMPHRSLVRYMAAQGFHVYLIDWGKPQRRHATLSMKDYAETMFGTALEEVRRHCAMEDVSIMGWCMGGLLSLLHTGLNQDRHIQNLITVASPIDLRGGGLVARAATALNTPARLIRKFSSWRLHSLHPGRLHAPGWLTTLSFKLTDPIGSVTTYWDLLTRLWDREFVENYSTTADYLNNMLEYPGGVIQDMLVKFAIDNQMAAGRVEFRGTVADLTTIEANFLVFAGDTDILVPPGIARQSVELVSSRDREFHIVPGGHMGVILGSKAVKAVWEPAATWLASRSQSDTRRGEGPSAADRAIQDARLRRQVDDPT, translated from the coding sequence ATGAACCGCCTGCTGAAAGGTGCCCTGGACCGGGGCCTGTTTCTGAATGAACGCCTGCTGGCCATGGCCGATAACGCCGTGGACTGGATGCTGATGCGTGAATCGCTGGTGAAATCCGGCCTGACGCCCCACGAGATTGTCTATCAGGGCGATCTGATGTCGGTGCGCTATTACCCGCCGCCCGCCACAGACTCACTGGAGATGAGTGGGGGAGAGCGCTTGCCGGTTCGCCACGAACGCTACCCGGTTCCCCTGGTGCTGGTGCCGCCGCTGGGGGTGACCACCGAGGTCTTCGACCTGATGCCCCATCGCAGCCTGGTGCGTTACATGGCCGCGCAAGGCTTTCATGTTTACCTGATCGACTGGGGCAAGCCCCAGCGCCGACACGCCACACTGAGCATGAAGGACTACGCCGAAACCATGTTCGGTACCGCCCTGGAGGAAGTCCGTCGCCACTGTGCCATGGAGGACGTTTCCATCATGGGCTGGTGCATGGGCGGCTTGCTGTCGCTGCTGCATACCGGCCTGAACCAGGACCGGCATATCCAGAACCTGATTACGGTGGCCAGCCCCATTGACCTGCGCGGTGGTGGCCTGGTGGCGCGCGCCGCCACCGCCCTGAATACCCCGGCCCGACTGATCCGCAAGTTCAGCTCCTGGCGGCTGCACTCGCTGCATCCGGGCAGGCTGCATGCGCCCGGCTGGCTAACCACACTCAGCTTCAAACTGACCGATCCCATCGGCAGCGTGACCACCTACTGGGACCTGTTGACCCGACTCTGGGACCGCGAATTCGTTGAGAACTATTCGACCACAGCGGATTACCTGAACAACATGCTCGAATACCCCGGCGGCGTGATCCAGGACATGCTGGTGAAGTTCGCCATCGACAACCAGATGGCCGCAGGGCGGGTGGAATTTCGCGGCACGGTAGCAGACCTGACCACGATCGAGGCCAATTTCCTCGTCTTCGCGGGCGACACCGACATCCTGGTGCCCCCGGGTATTGCCCGCCAGAGCGTGGAACTGGTCTCCAGCCGCGATCGCGAGTTTCATATCGTACCCGGTGGTCATATGGGCGTGATCCTGGGCAGCAAGGCGGTCAAGGCCGTGTGGGAGCCAGCCGCGACCTGGCTGGCCAGCCGCTCCCAGAGCGACACCCGTCGCGGGGAAGGCCCCAGCGCCGCTGACCGCGCCATCCAGGACGCACGCCTGCGCAGACAGGTGGATGATCCAACCTGA
- a CDS encoding alpha/beta fold hydrolase, giving the protein MTSFIKYLSGLVIALLLVVAVFIGLSWAPDRPAAELAERWAPAPSEFMTLAGMPVHYRDQGPRDAAQTVLLLHGTSASLHTWEGWVASLEDEYRVVSLDLPGFGLTGPFVEHDDYSIDAYTTFMGQALDAFGIDQAVIAGNSFGGEVAWETALAMPERVTGLILVDAAGYPMQAQSMPLGFRIAQMPALSGVMNRVLPRSVIESSVRNVYGDPAQVTDELVDRYYDLTLREGNRAALSQRFAKVAWRDESGERLATLQQPTLVIWGGQDRLIPPENGERFARDMPNAELVMFDELGHVPQEEDPQATVAVARVFLAQLGDVRGSTDDADDNG; this is encoded by the coding sequence ATGACATCCTTCATCAAGTATCTGTCAGGGCTTGTAATCGCCCTGCTGCTGGTGGTCGCCGTGTTCATTGGCCTGAGCTGGGCGCCTGACCGCCCCGCTGCCGAGCTGGCCGAACGCTGGGCGCCTGCACCTTCCGAATTCATGACCCTTGCCGGCATGCCGGTGCACTACCGTGACCAGGGGCCGCGTGATGCCGCCCAGACAGTGCTGCTGCTGCACGGCACGTCGGCCAGCCTGCACACCTGGGAAGGCTGGGTGGCGTCGCTGGAAGACGAGTACCGGGTCGTATCGCTGGATCTGCCCGGCTTCGGTCTCACCGGGCCGTTTGTCGAGCATGATGACTACAGTATTGATGCCTACACCACCTTTATGGGCCAGGCGCTGGACGCTTTCGGGATTGACCAGGCGGTGATCGCGGGCAATTCCTTCGGGGGTGAAGTGGCCTGGGAAACCGCCCTGGCCATGCCGGAACGCGTCACCGGGCTGATTCTGGTGGATGCCGCCGGGTACCCGATGCAGGCGCAGTCCATGCCGCTCGGGTTCCGCATTGCACAGATGCCGGCCCTCAGTGGTGTGATGAACCGCGTATTGCCGCGCAGCGTGATCGAATCCAGCGTGCGCAATGTCTATGGCGACCCGGCCCAGGTGACCGACGAGCTGGTGGATCGCTATTACGATCTGACCCTGCGCGAGGGCAACCGGGCGGCGCTGTCCCAGCGCTTTGCCAAGGTGGCGTGGCGGGATGAGAGCGGTGAGCGGCTGGCGACATTGCAGCAGCCGACGCTGGTGATCTGGGGCGGTCAGGATCGTCTGATTCCGCCGGAGAACGGTGAACGCTTTGCCCGCGATATGCCGAATGCGGAGCTGGTCATGTTTGATGAGCTGGGCCACGTGCCGCAGGAAGAAGATCCGCAGGCCACGGTGGCGGTGGCGCGGGTGTTCCTGGCACAGCTTGGCGATGTCCGTGGCAGCACCGACGACGCCGACGATAACGGCTGA
- a CDS encoding universal stress protein, whose amino-acid sequence MYQRILAVMSGHDVEDGAMLARLSALGEHCGSLRLLRPVRSPLSGMDYRFLTPELRHQVRHRALGRAREQLDMQASRLRGDGMDVSYDVLWLEDDATPMILEAAAQQDADLVMLLRSHAGATPPGDLRRFLRLNEQIPAWLVDTGRDSPTTVHAAIDTGSSGGENLQGAAIAHHAAGLARSIGLPLCVLTVVPQLDWLTQELGELMSEMTHTEDPRREARDIHQRHLAALTETLSLDNGLTIGHEILEGTPADALEWHMRAHPDGLLVMGRSAHHTGLASLWRTTTQEKILHRVAGDLLIVPC is encoded by the coding sequence ATGTACCAGCGGATTCTGGCCGTGATGAGTGGCCACGACGTGGAAGACGGCGCCATGCTGGCGCGGCTGTCTGCCCTGGGTGAGCACTGCGGCAGTCTGCGACTGCTGCGTCCTGTGCGCAGCCCGCTGTCCGGCATGGACTACCGATTCCTGACACCGGAGCTGCGCCACCAGGTACGCCACCGGGCGCTGGGCAGGGCACGGGAGCAACTGGACATGCAGGCCTCCCGGTTACGCGGCGATGGCATGGATGTCAGCTATGATGTGCTCTGGCTTGAAGATGACGCCACACCGATGATTCTGGAGGCCGCCGCCCAGCAGGACGCTGATCTGGTCATGCTGCTGCGCAGCCACGCCGGGGCCACGCCTCCCGGTGACCTGCGACGATTCTTGCGCCTCAATGAGCAGATTCCCGCCTGGCTGGTGGATACCGGCCGTGACAGCCCGACCACTGTGCATGCCGCCATCGACACGGGCAGTTCCGGCGGCGAGAACCTGCAGGGCGCTGCCATCGCCCACCATGCAGCAGGGCTGGCACGGTCCATCGGATTACCCCTGTGCGTCCTGACGGTGGTGCCGCAACTGGACTGGCTGACCCAGGAGTTGGGCGAACTGATGAGCGAAATGACACACACGGAAGACCCGCGCCGGGAGGCGCGGGATATACATCAGCGCCATCTGGCGGCGCTGACCGAGACGTTGAGCCTGGACAATGGGCTGACCATCGGCCACGAGATTCTGGAGGGCACCCCGGCGGACGCTCTGGAATGGCATATGCGCGCCCACCCGGACGGCCTGCTGGTCATGGGGCGCAGTGCACACCACACCGGTCTGGCAAGCCTGTGGCGCACCACCACCCAGGAGAAGATTCTGCACCGGGTGGCGGGGGACCTGCTGATCGTGCCCTGTTGA
- the ccoN gene encoding cytochrome-c oxidase, cbb3-type subunit I has protein sequence MQYHYRVVRQFAVMTIVWGLVGMFVGVWIAAQMAWPVLNFDLPWTSFGRLRPLHTNAVIFAFGGSALIGSSYYVVQRTCETPLAFPRLAAFTFWGWTAVILMAAVSLPLGATTAKEYAELEWPINILIAVVWISYAVVFFATIARRRTSHIYVANWFYGAFILTIALLHVVNNLAIPVSMWKSYSVFSGTVDAMVQWWYGHNAVGFFLTAGFLAMMYYFIPVQAQRPIYSYRLSIVHFWALIAIYMWAGPHHLHYSSLPDWTQSLGMVFSIVLLAPSWGGMINGVMTLSGAWDKLRTDPIIRFMIVALAFYGMATFEGPMMSIKTVNALSHNTDWTVGHVHAGALGWVAMITMGCMYVLIPRVFNRRAMYSTGWIFAHFWLSTVGTVLYIASMWISGLMQGLMWRAVNTDGTLAYSFIQEMEYRFPYYVVRLIGGIIFFLGMVLMAWNVWKTLRETRNDDGDDNLLVATDDADAVAVPVEGGR, from the coding sequence ATGCAATACCACTACCGGGTGGTCCGGCAATTTGCGGTCATGACCATCGTCTGGGGCCTGGTGGGCATGTTTGTCGGCGTCTGGATTGCCGCGCAAATGGCCTGGCCTGTGCTCAACTTCGATCTGCCATGGACCAGTTTCGGTCGATTGCGCCCACTGCACACCAATGCGGTCATCTTCGCGTTCGGTGGTTCGGCGCTGATCGGCTCGTCCTACTATGTCGTGCAACGTACCTGTGAAACACCGCTGGCGTTCCCACGCCTGGCCGCCTTTACCTTCTGGGGCTGGACGGCCGTCATCCTGATGGCGGCGGTCAGCCTGCCGCTGGGGGCCACCACGGCCAAGGAATACGCCGAGCTGGAATGGCCCATCAACATCCTGATTGCGGTGGTCTGGATCAGCTACGCAGTGGTGTTCTTTGCCACGATCGCCCGGCGTCGTACCTCGCATATCTATGTGGCCAACTGGTTCTACGGCGCTTTCATCCTCACCATCGCCCTGCTCCACGTGGTCAATAATCTGGCGATTCCGGTGTCGATGTGGAAATCCTATTCGGTGTTTTCCGGCACCGTGGATGCCATGGTCCAGTGGTGGTACGGCCACAATGCGGTGGGCTTTTTCCTGACCGCCGGTTTCCTGGCGATGATGTACTACTTCATCCCGGTACAGGCGCAGCGCCCGATCTATTCCTATCGCCTGTCCATCGTTCACTTCTGGGCGCTGATTGCGATCTACATGTGGGCCGGGCCGCACCATCTGCATTACAGCTCCCTGCCCGACTGGACCCAGTCACTGGGCATGGTGTTCTCCATCGTGCTGCTGGCGCCCAGCTGGGGCGGCATGATCAATGGTGTCATGACGCTCTCGGGGGCCTGGGACAAGCTGCGCACTGATCCGATCATCCGTTTCATGATTGTCGCGCTGGCGTTCTACGGCATGGCCACCTTTGAGGGGCCGATGATGTCGATCAAGACGGTCAACGCCCTGTCGCACAACACCGACTGGACCGTGGGTCATGTGCATGCCGGTGCCCTGGGCTGGGTGGCCATGATCACCATGGGTTGCATGTACGTGCTCATCCCGCGCGTCTTCAACCGCCGCGCCATGTACTCCACCGGCTGGATCTTCGCGCACTTCTGGCTCTCTACCGTGGGCACGGTGCTGTATATCGCTTCCATGTGGATTTCCGGGCTGATGCAGGGGCTGATGTGGCGTGCGGTGAATACCGACGGCACCCTCGCCTACTCCTTTATCCAGGAGATGGAATACCGCTTCCCCTACTACGTGGTACGTCTGATCGGCGGCATCATTTTCTTCCTCGGCATGGTGCTGATGGCCTGGAACGTCTGGAAGACGCTGCGTGAAACCCGTAACGACGACGGCGACGACAACCTGCTGGTGGCCACTGACGACGCCGATGCTGTTGCTGTACCTGTTGAGGGAGGACGCTGA
- the ccoO gene encoding cytochrome-c oxidase, cbb3-type subunit II, with translation MAGSAHEKVEKNVGLLIALVLVAVSFGGLAEIVPLLKDDGTTQPVKGLQPYTALELEGRDVYIREGCHVCHTQMVRPLRAETERYGPYSVAGEDVWEHPFLWGSKRTGPDLARVGGRYSDEWHRDHLYAPRDLVPESNMPAYPWLRYRQVNWRHTERKLNAMRLLGVPYSDEDIAEQLQRIARDWADKTEEDALVAYLQQLGTVRTGRSAP, from the coding sequence ATGGCTGGCTCAGCCCACGAAAAAGTCGAGAAGAACGTCGGTCTGCTGATCGCGCTGGTGCTGGTTGCCGTCAGTTTCGGTGGCCTGGCGGAAATCGTGCCACTGCTCAAGGACGATGGCACCACGCAGCCGGTCAAGGGCCTGCAACCCTATACCGCACTGGAGCTGGAAGGCCGCGATGTCTACATCCGCGAGGGCTGCCATGTCTGCCATACGCAGATGGTGCGACCGCTGCGCGCGGAAACCGAGCGCTACGGCCCCTACTCCGTGGCCGGCGAGGATGTCTGGGAGCATCCGTTCCTGTGGGGTTCCAAACGCACCGGGCCGGACCTGGCCCGGGTCGGCGGACGCTACTCGGATGAATGGCATCGCGACCACCTTTATGCACCACGGGATCTGGTACCGGAATCGAATATGCCGGCCTATCCCTGGCTGCGATACCGGCAGGTCAACTGGCGGCATACCGAGCGCAAGTTGAACGCGATGCGTCTGCTGGGGGTGCCCTACTCCGACGAGGACATCGCCGAGCAGCTGCAACGTATCGCTCGCGATTGGGCGGACAAGACAGAGGAAGATGCGCTGGTGGCCTACCTGCAACAACTGGGGACCGTGAGAACCGGAAGGAGTGCGCCATGA
- a CDS encoding cbb3-type cytochrome oxidase subunit 3, which produces MNLIDYHIGLTVLFVVAFFTMVAWVFWPSRRDRYKDIARQVIEDDEGGAP; this is translated from the coding sequence ATGAACCTGATTGATTACCACATCGGTCTGACGGTGCTGTTCGTGGTGGCGTTCTTCACCATGGTGGCCTGGGTGTTCTGGCCGTCGCGCCGTGACCGTTACAAGGATATCGCCCGCCAGGTGATCGAGGATGATGAAGGGGGTGCGCCATGA
- the ccoP gene encoding cytochrome-c oxidase, cbb3-type subunit III: MSQFWSIYIIVLVVLNLVGCAVLLFWNSRMSAEEAQRETTGHSFDGIEELNKPLPRWWLWLFVLTLLFSAAYLALYPGLGNYAGMLGWTSTGQWQKEVDFVERQTAPLFAEYAKVPVEELVAYDEVLEVGARLYMQNCAMCHGADARGGRGYPNLTDRAWQWGGSPEAIRISISEGRRANMMAFGPMLGGEDGILDMAWYVAALSREELAERDDVAERIARAAPRFAMCTACHGADATGNPQFGAPDLTDGNWLYGGRIEDIAQTLREGRFGHMPGHAGLLSPERIHVLTAYVYSLSLQDDDH, encoded by the coding sequence ATGAGCCAGTTCTGGAGCATCTATATCATCGTACTGGTGGTGCTGAATCTGGTCGGCTGTGCGGTGCTGCTGTTCTGGAACAGTCGCATGAGCGCAGAAGAAGCGCAGCGCGAAACGACCGGGCACAGTTTCGATGGTATCGAGGAGCTGAACAAACCCTTGCCGCGCTGGTGGCTGTGGCTGTTCGTTCTCACCCTGCTGTTTTCGGCCGCCTACCTGGCGCTGTACCCGGGGCTGGGGAACTACGCCGGCATGCTCGGCTGGACCTCCACCGGCCAGTGGCAGAAGGAAGTCGATTTTGTCGAGCGCCAGACGGCGCCGCTGTTTGCCGAATATGCCAAGGTGCCGGTGGAAGAACTGGTGGCCTATGACGAGGTGCTCGAGGTCGGCGCACGGCTGTACATGCAGAATTGCGCCATGTGCCACGGTGCCGATGCCCGGGGTGGGCGCGGCTATCCCAACCTGACGGATCGCGCCTGGCAATGGGGCGGCTCCCCGGAGGCGATTCGCATCAGTATCAGCGAGGGCCGACGCGCCAACATGATGGCGTTTGGCCCGATGCTGGGCGGCGAAGACGGCATTCTCGACATGGCCTGGTATGTCGCCGCGCTGAGCCGCGAGGAACTGGCCGAGCGTGACGACGTCGCCGAGCGCATAGCCCGCGCCGCACCGCGCTTTGCCATGTGCACCGCCTGCCACGGTGCTGACGCTACCGGCAATCCGCAGTTTGGTGCCCCGGACCTGACCGACGGCAACTGGCTGTATGGCGGGCGCATCGAAGATATTGCGCAAACCCTGCGCGAAGGTCGCTTTGGCCACATGCCGGGTCATGCCGGCCTGTTGTCGCCAGAGCGGATTCATGTGCTCACCGCCTATGTCTACAGTCTTTCGCTACAGGATGACGATCACTGA